One window of the Saccopteryx bilineata isolate mSacBil1 chromosome 2, mSacBil1_pri_phased_curated, whole genome shotgun sequence genome contains the following:
- the PRKAG1 gene encoding 5'-AMP-activated protein kinase subunit gamma-1 isoform X1, which produces METVTSSDSSLPLENEQPQESPESNNSVYTSFMKSHRCYDLIPTSSKLVVFDTSLQVKKAFFALVTNGVRAAPLWDSKKQSFVGMLTITDFINILHRYYKSALVQIYELEEHKIETWREVYLQDSFKPLVCISPNASLFDAVSSLIRNKIHRLPVIDPESGNTLYILTHKRILKFLKLFITEFPKPEFMSKSLEELQIGTYANIAMVRTTTPVYVALGIFVQHRVSALPVVDEKGRVVDIYSKFDVINLAAEKTYNNLDVSVTKALQHRSHYFEGVLKCYLHETLETIINRLVEAEVHRLVVVDENDVVKGIVSLSDILQALVLTGGEKP; this is translated from the exons AGTCCCCAGAATCCAACAATAGCGTGTATACTTCCTTCATGAAATCTCATCGCTGCTATGACCTGATTCCCACAAGCTCCAAATTGGTTGTATTTGATACTTCCTTGCAG GTGAAAAAAGCTTTCTTTGCTTTGGTGACTAATGGTGTACGAGCTGCCCCTTTGTGGGATAGTAAGAAGCAAAGCTTTGTGG GCATGCTGACCATCACCGATTTCATCAATATCCTGCACCGTTACTATAAATCAGCCTTG GTACAGATTTATGAGCTGGAAGAACACAAGATAGAAACTTGGAGAG AGGTGTACCTACAGGACTCTTTTAAACCACTTGTCTGCATTTCTCCTAATGCGAG CTTGTTTGATGCTGTCTCTTCATTAATTCGCAACAAGATTCACAGGCTGCCAGTTATTGATCCAGAATCAGGCAACACCTTATACATCCTCACCCACAAGCGCATCCTCAAGTTCCTCAAGTTGTTT ATAACTGAGTTTCCCAAGCCAGAGTTCATGTCTAAGTCTCTGGAGGAGCTACAGATTGGCACCTATGCCAACATTGCTATGGTCCGCACTACCACCCCCGTCTATGTGGCTCTGGGCATCTTTGTACAGCATCGAGTCTCAGCCCTGCCTGTGGTAGATGAAAAAG GACGTGTGGTGGACATCTACTCCAAGTTTGATGTTATC aaTCTGGCAGCAGAAAAGACCTACAACAATCTAGATGTGTCTGTGACCAAAGCCCTGCAACATCGATCACATTACTTTGAGGGTGTCCTCAAGTGCTACCTGCATGAAACTCTGGAGACCATTATCAACAGGCTAGTGGAAGCAGAG GTTCACCGACTTGTAGTGGTGGATGAGAATGATGTGGTCAAGGGAATTGTGTCACTGTCAGACATCCTTCAGGCTCTGGTGCTCACAGGTGGAGAAAAGCCCTGA
- the PRKAG1 gene encoding 5'-AMP-activated protein kinase subunit gamma-1 isoform X2: MSNLKVKKAFFALVTNGVRAAPLWDSKKQSFVGMLTITDFINILHRYYKSALVQIYELEEHKIETWREVYLQDSFKPLVCISPNASLFDAVSSLIRNKIHRLPVIDPESGNTLYILTHKRILKFLKLFITEFPKPEFMSKSLEELQIGTYANIAMVRTTTPVYVALGIFVQHRVSALPVVDEKGRVVDIYSKFDVINLAAEKTYNNLDVSVTKALQHRSHYFEGVLKCYLHETLETIINRLVEAEVHRLVVVDENDVVKGIVSLSDILQALVLTGGEKP; encoded by the exons GTGAAAAAAGCTTTCTTTGCTTTGGTGACTAATGGTGTACGAGCTGCCCCTTTGTGGGATAGTAAGAAGCAAAGCTTTGTGG GCATGCTGACCATCACCGATTTCATCAATATCCTGCACCGTTACTATAAATCAGCCTTG GTACAGATTTATGAGCTGGAAGAACACAAGATAGAAACTTGGAGAG AGGTGTACCTACAGGACTCTTTTAAACCACTTGTCTGCATTTCTCCTAATGCGAG CTTGTTTGATGCTGTCTCTTCATTAATTCGCAACAAGATTCACAGGCTGCCAGTTATTGATCCAGAATCAGGCAACACCTTATACATCCTCACCCACAAGCGCATCCTCAAGTTCCTCAAGTTGTTT ATAACTGAGTTTCCCAAGCCAGAGTTCATGTCTAAGTCTCTGGAGGAGCTACAGATTGGCACCTATGCCAACATTGCTATGGTCCGCACTACCACCCCCGTCTATGTGGCTCTGGGCATCTTTGTACAGCATCGAGTCTCAGCCCTGCCTGTGGTAGATGAAAAAG GACGTGTGGTGGACATCTACTCCAAGTTTGATGTTATC aaTCTGGCAGCAGAAAAGACCTACAACAATCTAGATGTGTCTGTGACCAAAGCCCTGCAACATCGATCACATTACTTTGAGGGTGTCCTCAAGTGCTACCTGCATGAAACTCTGGAGACCATTATCAACAGGCTAGTGGAAGCAGAG GTTCACCGACTTGTAGTGGTGGATGAGAATGATGTGGTCAAGGGAATTGTGTCACTGTCAGACATCCTTCAGGCTCTGGTGCTCACAGGTGGAGAAAAGCCCTGA